The following coding sequences lie in one Fundulus heteroclitus isolate FHET01 chromosome 20, MU-UCD_Fhet_4.1, whole genome shotgun sequence genomic window:
- the LOC105931701 gene encoding RING finger protein 208, whose translation MVSGEELECVICCHEYSRTRRVPRVLHCNHTFCAPCLEKMSIHKGPLYTVSCPLCRWVTCVQAHLPVSGALWIDTEIWDQIIKHEHRSTNGKQHQQQQQQQQQQQKANDLETKPARLIQSPLPCSRRHGFMSGLRELFSCVPLHQHVESC comes from the exons ATGGTGTCCGGTGAGGAACTGGAGTGTGTCATCTGCTGCCACGAGTACTCCCGCACCAGGAGGGTCCCCAGAGTCCTTCACTGCAACCACACCTTCTGCGCCCCTTGCCTGGAGAAAATGAGCATTCACAAGGGGCCCCTCTACACCGTCTCGTGCCCTCTGTGCCGCTGGGTCACCTGCGTCCAGGCCCACCTGCCCGTGTCGGGGGCTCTGTGGATCGACACGGAGATATGGGACCAGATCATTAAACACGAACACAGGAGTACGAACGGcaagcagcaccagcagcagcagcagcagcagcagcagcagcagaaggcgAACGATTTGGAAACAAAACCGGCCCGGCTCATCCAGTCACCGCT ACCTTGCTCCAGGCGGCATGGTTTCATGTCTGGACTCAGGGAACTGTTCAGCTGCGTGCCGCTGCATCAACATGTGGAGAGCTGCTGA